One Brassica napus cultivar Da-Ae chromosome A1, Da-Ae, whole genome shotgun sequence genomic region harbors:
- the LOC125577794 gene encoding uncharacterized protein LOC125577794 translates to MIPSIGSDLVGRGELIGFPLHLWTDTNLRNTGGRLGHVDTLELTEGRMLIEVDSRRPLKFSRKVEYEGDEVTIEIKYDKLFKHCTICGLLSHEKGYCPLMDVRSWLQHVERPDVFSRLQRAQDMPRQNWSRDALVNARPSQQSSLQNRELQSSRYYTSKPVRYDDKSTRGQGPRYWENDSSRGRHSDRIIRSRDDHLGRNRYGRARDNPGPYARPNEKAWKVKPKTHEVGRGQSAVDEDAMIRGATSVEDEEGLVAIATSYFRQIFESSNPEDIEEALAQVPTTITGAMNENLTAPVTEWEVKLALFAMHPEKAPGPDGMTALFYQKFWDIVKDDLTLMVNNFLIEGTVVNGLNDTNICLIPKTAKPNDMAQFRPISLCNVSYKIISKVLCQRLKKVLPGLISETQSAFVAGRQISDNIMIAQEMFHALRTKPSGRSKRMAIKTDMSKAYDRMEWSFIEAVMRKMGFSETWITWIMRCITSRINANTRQEIKDAMGIQNEGGMGTYLGIPEDISGSKCKLFAFLKDKLMHRVNGWTGRWLSKGGKEVLIKSILLALPTYVMSTFLLPLEICENLASAIARFWWSSNPPKRGIHWVKWEKVCLLREEGEIGFRMIHEFNLALLAKQLWRLVQFPDSLVGGVLKGRYYRLTSPLRVNSASCPSYVWTSISAARKLLLLGIRQKVHSGYEVKVWEDPWIPTIPARPDVPVAPVMHPNMRVSDLIDQVGKEWDVGLLENYVNPEDIPLIRSLAISSSHRRDTFCWSYTRNGQYSVKSGYWVAQNLLKMAEAHEILEPSITKLQAFAWKLKAPTKICHLIWQLLTGHVAVTRNLVRRNMRCDNYCPRCGELEESVTHAIFECPPALQAWTLSATPTSPEVFPLPSVYANMEYLFWRKNSIIEPEQDRDPFPWIIWYIWKARNDKLFKGIDRDPLELVLYAESECQVWFDANDVAQPMVQETNIANPQVISLGNICLLDGSWTTSANFSGLGWVWMDNTGNTQLMGMKNLPRRESALHSEVEALRWAMENMLQHSTCQRFGTDCKELIAMLDDPHAWPSFATELEG, encoded by the exons ATGATACCATCCATCGGTTCAGATTTAGTTGGTCGAGGTGAG CTCATTGGATTCCCTCTTCATCTTTGGACTGACACGAACCTAAGAAACACAGGTGGTAGACTCGGTCATGTCGATACTCTGGAGCTTACAGAGGGGCGCATGCTCATAGAGGTTGATTCACGCCGTCCACTGAAGTTCTCTAGGAAAGTGGAATATGAGGGAGATGAGGTTACGATCGAAATAAAGTACGACAAGCTTTTCAAACATTGTACAATCTGTGGTTTGCTATCTCATGAGAAGGGATATTGCCCCTTAATGGATGTTAGATCATGGTTACAACATGTGGAAAGGCCTGACGTTTTTTCCCGACTGCAGCGGGCTCAGGATATGCCTCGCCAAAACTGGAGTCGTGATGCTCTGGTAAATGCTAGACCCTCCCAGCAGTCGTCGCTGCAGAACCGGGAGCTGCAATCTTCACGATATTATACGTCTAAGCCGGTAAGGTATGATGATAAGAGTACGCGAGGACAGGGGCCTCGCTACTGGGAGAACGACAGCAGTCGGGGTCGTCACTCGGATAGGATTATCCGTAGCAGAGACGATCATTTAGGGAGGAACAGGTATGGTAGGGCACGGGATAATCCTGGTCCCTATGCGCGTCCAAACGAGAAGGCATGGAAAGTGAAACCGAAGACGCATGAAGTGGGAAGGGGTCAGTCTGCTGTTGATGAGGATGCAATGATTCGAGGAGCTACGTCCG TTGAGGATGAAGAGGGTttagtagccattgctactagttaCTTTAGACAGATCTTTGAATCGTCTAACCCTGAGGACATTGAAGAGGCGTTAGCTCAAGTTCCTACGACAATCACTGGGGCAATGAATGAGAACCTTACAGCTCCGGTAACGGAATGGGAGGTCAAATTGGCTCTTTTTGCTATGCATCCAGAGAAGGCTCCAGGaccagatgggatgactgcGCTATTCTATCAGAAATTCTGGGATATTGTAAAGGATGATTTAACTCTTATGGTTAATAACTTCCTTATCGAGGGAACGGTGGTGAATGgattaaatgatacaaatatatgtctcATCCCGAAGACGGCCAAGCCGAATGATATGGCTCAATTCCGGCCAATAAGCTTGTGTAATGTAAGctataaaataatttcgaaggtcttatgccagagaTTAAAGAAAGTGCTACCAGGCTTGATTTCAGAGacccagtcagcctttgttgctgggAGACAGATTTCAGACAATATTATGATTGCCCAAGAAATGTTCCACGCGCTGAGGACTAAACCAAGTGGTCGCAGTAAAAGGATGGCTATTAAGacggacatgagcaaagcatatgacAGAATGGAGTGGTCATTCATTGAAGCCGTCATGCGCAAAATGGGTTTCTCAGAGACGTGGATAACCTGGATAATGCGATGCATTACGTCG cggATCAATGCAAATACCAGGCAAGAGATCAAAGATGCAATGGGTATACAAAACGAAGGAGGGATGGGAACCTACTTAGGTATCCCAGAAGATATAAGTGGATCCAAATGCAAATTGTTTGCATTCCTCAAGGACAAGTTAATGCACAGGGTTAATGGATGGACGGGTAGGTGGCTTTCAAAAGGAGGGAAGGAAGTTCTGATAAAATCTATTCTGCTAGCTCTTCCGACTTATGTCATGTCTACTTTCCTGCTCCCTTTAGAGATATGTGAAAACCTAGCTAGTGCCATCGCACGGTTCTGGTGGAGTTCAAACCCACCAAAGAGAGGAATTCACTGGGTGAAATGGGAAAAAGTTTGCCTACTAAGGGAGGAAGGAGAGATTGGGTTtcgtatgatccatgagttcaaTCTGGCATTGTTGGCAAAACAACTATGGAGGTTGGTTCAATTCCCAGACTCATTGGTCGGTGGGGTCTTGAAGGGGAGATACTACAGATTAACCTCACCGCTGAGAGTAAACTCTGCTAGCTGCCCCTCTTATGTGTGGACTAGCATTTCTGCTGCAAGGAAGCTGTTATTGCTGGGAATCAGACAGAAGGTACACTCAGGTTATGAAGTAaaggtgtgggaggatccgTGGATCCCAACGATCCCAGCGAGGCCGGATGTCCCTGTGGCACCAGTAATGCATCCTAACATGAGAGTAAGCGATCTCATTGATCAGGTAGGGAAGGAGTGGGATGTGGGATTATTGGAGAATTATGTAAATCCCGAGGACATACCGCTTAtaaggagtttggccataagtTCATCTCACCGGCGCGATACTTTTTGCTGGAGCTACACAAGGAATGGCCAATActcggttaaatctggatattgggtggcCCAGAATTTATTGAAGATGGCGGAAGCACACGAGATATTGGAACCGAGTATTACCaagcttcaagcctttgcttggaagttaAAAGCGCCTACGAAAATATGTCATCTTATTTGGCAGTTATTGACTGGGCATGTTGCAGTAACAAGGAATTTAGTAAGACGTAATATGCGATGTGATAACTACTGCCCAAGATGCGGAGAATTGGAAGAATCTGTCACACATGCTATCTTTGAATGCCCGCCAGCGCTACAAGCTTGGACCTTATCGGCAACCCCAACAAGCCCAGAGGTATTTCCATTACCAAGTGTCTACGCCAATATGGAGTACCTATTCTGGAGGAAAAACTCTATTATTGAGCCGGAACAAGACAGAGATCCTTTTCCctggataatttggtatatctggaaagctaggaatgaTAAACTATTCAAGGGGATAGATAGAGATCCTTTAGAGTTAGTCCTctatgcagagagtgaatgtcaGGTCTGGTTTGATGCGAACGATGTGGCACAACCTATGGTACAAGAGACTAATATAGCGAACCCtcaagtcataagcttgggtaatatttgcttgCTGGATGGATCTTGGACAACATCTGCCAACTTCAGTGGACTTGGATGGGTTTGGATGGACAATACGGGAAATACACAGCTCATGGGGATGAAGAATCTTCCTCGACGAGAATCAGCCTTgcattcggaagtagaagcgctacggtgggcaatggagaatatgctaCAGCACTCGACATGCCAGCGCTTTGGGACGGATTGTAAGGAGCTGATCGCAATGTTAGATGATCCTCATGCGTGGCCTAGCTTTGCGACGGAATTGGAGGGATAG
- the LOC106379745 gene encoding peamaclein-like — MANKKFVTFFFFLVLLIVPFVFIATAAPGRIRGMEVYCRSRCRGRCAKAGFQDRCLKYCGICCRQCKCVPSGTFGNKHQCPCYRDKLSSKGKPKCP; from the exons ATGGCTAATAAGAAGTTTgtcacattcttcttcttccttgttctTCTCATTGTTCCCTTCGTTTTTATAGCCACTGCGGCTCCTG gaaGAATAAGAGGTATGGAGGTATACTGTCGGAGTAGATGCAGAGGAAGGTGTGCTAAGGCGGGGTTTCAAGACAGATGTCTCAAGTATTGTGGCATTTGTTGCAGACAATGTAAGTGTGTTCCTTCCGGTACCTTTGGCAACAAGCATCAATGCCCTTGCTATCGAGACAAGCTTAGCTCCAAGGGGAAACCCAAATGCCCTTAA
- the LOC106346600 gene encoding homeobox protein HAT3.1: MHSANRRRTRSSGSALDQTNLEAGGEVTPSVDKVPEQSNASVPLQTPEAVEHLEEPRTNYGNGNRMMEEDKGVSNVFSGEEQQSTTPVTGKKSSGFHRELVLGLPCRGQFEFHRSSNKLGGGGERNVVVSSHKRAKRSKEAAGSSSVDVNATPLDGSKPRKTYTKKVEVREDDEYTRIKKKLRYFLNRIRYEQSLIDAYSLEGWKGSSVEKLRPEKELERARKEILRRKVKIRELFQHVDTLCAEGSIPESLFDSGGEISSEDIFCAKCGSKDVHVDNDIILCDGFCDRGFHQYCVEPPLRKEDIPPDDESWLCPGCDCKDYSFDLLNDSLGTKLSVSDSWEKVFPEAAAAMAGGDQTLDCDLPSDDSEDEEFDPNGLNDNADDEDGSDDSDESENEDGSGGESDCTSASDEMIESVKEAKDIMDLPSDDSEDDDYDPDAPIRDEDKMQESSNSDNTSDSEDLETSFKGDESNQQNEVTPRGKPGSESDTGIDDDGIVDVPGRRKVERLDYKKLYDDEYENVPTSSSDDEDWDKTAGKEDFESGEEGDTVPLKQHSEAEDHTSTKKPRQTPKRESKRDTLKAPQEVPRENGFSGEKSSSAVYSKHTNPRTQRLFKSFQENRYPDITTRENLAKELKMTVKQVSSWFNNTRFSTNKRMASKEDDEKLRTGEGETTVAGSSEQTMETKSVVENNKSGASESTNTGSRKRRR; the protein is encoded by the exons ATGCATAGTGCTAATAGACGAAGAACTAGGAGTAGCGGCTCTGCTTTGGACCAGACAAATCTAGAAGCTGGAGGAGAGGTTACTCCATCTGTTGACAAAGTTCCGGAACAAAGCAATGCCTCTGTTCCTCTGCAAACACCAGAGGCAGTGGAACATCTAGAAGAACCGAGGACTAATTATGGAAATGGTAATAGGATGATGGAAGAAGATAAGGGTGTATCCAATGTGTTTTCTGGTGAAGAACAACAGTCAACAACCCCTGTTACCGGAAAGAAGAGCTCAGGTTTCCATCGTGAACTTGTCCTTGGTCTTCCTTGCCGTGGACAATTTGAATTCCACCGGAGTTCGAATAAGCTTGGAGGAGGTGGTGAAAGGAATGTGGTGGTTTCAAGTCACAAGAGAGCTAAGAGATCTAAAGAAGCTGCTGGATCATCTTCCGTTGATGTTAATGCCACGCCTCTAGATGGATCAAAGCCAAGGAAAACGTATACGAAGAAAGTTGAAGTTAGAGAAGATGATGAGTACACAAGAATCAAAAAGAAGCTTCGGTACTTTCTGAACCGGATTAGATACGAGCAAAGCCTAATTGATGCATATTCTTTAGAAGGCTGGAAAGGTTCAAG TGTGGAAAAGCTAAGGCCAGAGAAAGAGCTTGAACGAGCTAGGAAGGAAATTCTACGACGCAAGGTTAAAATTAGAGAGCTTTTTCAGCACGTGGACACACTCTGCGCAGAAGGAAGCATTCCAGAGTCTTTATTTGATTCTGGTGGAGAGATCTCTAGTGAGGAT ATCTTCTGTGCAAAATGTGGCTCAAAAGACGTGCATGTTGACAATGATATCATACTATGTGATGGGTTTTGTGACCGAGGCTTTCACCAATACTGTGTTGAACCACCTTTGCGAAAAGAAGACA ttcctCCGGATGATGAGAGTTGGTTATGCCCTGGATGTGATTGCAAAGATTACAGCTTTGACCTGCTTAATGATTCTTTAGGGACAAAACTTTCAGTCAGCGACAGCTGGGAG AAAGTATTTCCTGAGGCAGCAGCAGCAATGGCTGGTGGAGATCAAACTCTGGACTGTGATCTTCCTTCAGATGATTCTGAGGATGAAGAGTTTGATCCGAATGGGTTGAATGATAATGCAGATGATGAAGATGGCAGTGATGACAGTGATGAGTCTGAGAACGAAGATGGGAGTGGCGGTGAATCTGATTGCACATCTGCATCTGATGAAATGATTGAATCGGTTAAAGAAGCGAAAGATATAATGGACCTTCCATCTGATGATTCTGAGGATGATGATTATGATCCTGATGCTCCGATTCGTGATGAAGATAAAATGCAAGAAAGTTCAAATTCAGATAATACATCAGACTCTGAGGATCTTGAGACTTCTTTCAAAGGCGACGAGTCTAATCAGCAAAACGAAGTTACACCACGTGGGAAACCTGGTTCAGAGTCAGATACTGGgattgatgatgatggcattGTAGATGTTCCTGGGAGGAGGAAGGTTGAGAGGCTGGACTACAAAAAACTCTATGAT GATGAATATGAGAACGTTCCAACGTCTTCAAGTGATGATGAGGATTGGGATAAAACTGCGGGAAAAGAAGACTTCGAGTCTGGAGAAGAAGGGGACACTGTGCCTCTGAAACAGCACTCAGAAGCAGAAGACCACACTTCTACTAAGAAACCTAGACAGACACCGAAAAGAGAAAGCAAAAGGGACACGTTGAAAGCGCCACAAGAAGTACCTAGAGAAAATGGTTTCTCTGGCGAAAAAAGCAGCTCTGCAGTATATAGTAAACACACAAACCCCAGAACCCAg AGACTGTTCAAATCTTTTCAAGAGAATCGATATCCAGACATTACAACGAGGGAGAACTTAGCTAAAGAGTTGAAGATGACAGTTAAACAA GTTAGTAGCTGGTTTAATAATACGCGTTTTTCGACAAACAAAAGGATGGCTTCAAAGGAAGATGATGAAAAGTTAAGAACAGGTGAAGGGGAGACAACTGTTGCTGGAAGTAGCGAACAAACCATGGAAACCAAGTCAGTCGTAGAGAATAATAAGAGTGGAGCATCAGAATCAACCAATACTGGATCAAGAAAAAGGAGAAGGTAG
- the LOC106379757 gene encoding LYR motif-containing protein At3g19508 yields the protein MKKVLRVYGGVLRLVRLLPADTRPYYAKYARENFVNYREVDVSETPLDELYQRAYNHSLWVLKKYSIDESAAKKMKEICFE from the exons ATGAAGAAGGTGCTGAGAGTATACGGCGGCGTTTTGAGGCTTGTGCGGCTTTTGCCGGCGGACACGAGGCCGTACTACGCCAAGTACGCGAGGGAGAATTTCGTTAACTACCGTGAAGTCGATGTAAGCGAAACACCTCTTGATGAACTCTATCAACGAGCTTACAATCACTCACTCTGGGTACTCAAAAAG TATTCGATTGACGAATCCGCGGCGAAGAAGATGAAGGAGATTTGTTTTGAATGA
- the LOC106379763 gene encoding transcription factor bHLH113 isoform X1 → MGDTREDQEDRAMMETAGVSSFSELLMLSGGVLSSSDHHLNDIGADGGEDSFGFVFSGSTGSRMLCFSGDCQNDDESLFLQPSLPSGVSVSDPSCTTNICKNSNDACADNKSTKSSTKKRIGSVNGQTMDHNRKPSKKCKQNQEKPSVGTAKVRKERLGERIAALQQLVSPYGKTDAASVLHEAMGYIKFLQDQIQVLCSPYLTNYSLDGGVVTGDVRAGKKVRDLRSRGLCLVPVSSTVLLESSNGADFWSPATMGHTTSSSH, encoded by the exons ATGGGAGATACCAGAGAGGATCAAGAAGACAGAGCTATGATGGAAACTGCCGGAGTCTCGAGCTTCTCGGAGCTTCTTATGTTGTCGGGCGGCGTTCTCAGCTCCTCCGACCACCACCTCAACGATATTGGTGCCGATGGTGGAGAAGACAGCTTCGGTTTTGTATTCTCCGGTTCAACTGGATCAAGAATGCTTTGTTTCAGTGGAGACTGCCAAAACGACGACGAATCGCTCTTCCTACAACCTTCTCTTCCCTCCGGAGTCTCGGTTTCTGACCCTTCATGCACTACCAACATTTGCAAGAACTCAAACGACGCGTGTGCGGACAATAAATCTACCAAATCATCAACC aagaagagaatcggGTCGGTCAATGGGCAAACTATGGATCATAACCGAAAACCTAGCAAAAAATGCAAGCAAAATCAGGAGAAACCATCAGTTGGAACTGCAAAG GTAAGGAAAGAAAGGTTAGGGGAAAGAATTGCAGCCTTGCAGCAATTGGTTTCTCCATACGGAAAG ACAGATGCAGCTTCTGTGCTGCATGAAGCGATGGGTTACATCAAATTCTTACAGGACCAGATTCAAGTCCTCTGCTCTCCTTACCTGACCAACTATTCTCTT GACGGTGGTGTTGTTACCGGAGATGTTAGGGCGGGGAAGAAAGTGAGAGACTTGAGAAGCAGAGGATTGTGTCTAGTACCTGTCTCATCCACCGTACTCTTGGAAAGTTCCAACGGCGCTGATTTCTGGTCACCTGCTACTATGGGCCACACTACGTCATCCTCTCACTGA
- the LOC106379763 gene encoding transcription factor bHLH113 isoform X2, with translation MGDTREDQEDRAMMETAGVSSFSELLMLSGGVLSSSDHHLNDIGADGGEDSFGFVFSGSTGSRMLCFSGDCQNDDESLFLQPSLPSGVSVSDPSCTTNICKNSNDACADNKSTKSSTKRIGSVNGQTMDHNRKPSKKCKQNQEKPSVGTAKVRKERLGERIAALQQLVSPYGKTDAASVLHEAMGYIKFLQDQIQVLCSPYLTNYSLDGGVVTGDVRAGKKVRDLRSRGLCLVPVSSTVLLESSNGADFWSPATMGHTTSSSH, from the exons ATGGGAGATACCAGAGAGGATCAAGAAGACAGAGCTATGATGGAAACTGCCGGAGTCTCGAGCTTCTCGGAGCTTCTTATGTTGTCGGGCGGCGTTCTCAGCTCCTCCGACCACCACCTCAACGATATTGGTGCCGATGGTGGAGAAGACAGCTTCGGTTTTGTATTCTCCGGTTCAACTGGATCAAGAATGCTTTGTTTCAGTGGAGACTGCCAAAACGACGACGAATCGCTCTTCCTACAACCTTCTCTTCCCTCCGGAGTCTCGGTTTCTGACCCTTCATGCACTACCAACATTTGCAAGAACTCAAACGACGCGTGTGCGGACAATAAATCTACCAAATCATCAACC aagagaatcggGTCGGTCAATGGGCAAACTATGGATCATAACCGAAAACCTAGCAAAAAATGCAAGCAAAATCAGGAGAAACCATCAGTTGGAACTGCAAAG GTAAGGAAAGAAAGGTTAGGGGAAAGAATTGCAGCCTTGCAGCAATTGGTTTCTCCATACGGAAAG ACAGATGCAGCTTCTGTGCTGCATGAAGCGATGGGTTACATCAAATTCTTACAGGACCAGATTCAAGTCCTCTGCTCTCCTTACCTGACCAACTATTCTCTT GACGGTGGTGTTGTTACCGGAGATGTTAGGGCGGGGAAGAAAGTGAGAGACTTGAGAAGCAGAGGATTGTGTCTAGTACCTGTCTCATCCACCGTACTCTTGGAAAGTTCCAACGGCGCTGATTTCTGGTCACCTGCTACTATGGGCCACACTACGTCATCCTCTCACTGA
- the LOC106379780 gene encoding ESX-1 secretion-associated protein EspI-like, which produces MDLAKHTTLQMLGFILLASLVLTMAQPPGLTKPSHATCKIKKYKHCYNLEHVCPKFCPDTCHVECASCKPICGPASPGDDGGDTPPTPVPPVSPPPPAPVPPVSPPPPVTPTPSYPTPTDPMPPAPVSPPPPAPVAPVSPPPPTPTPYVPSPTPPVSPPPPSPTPDVPSPTPPSSPPPTTPTPAVPSPTPSSPPPPSPTPAVPTPPDVTPTPPTPAVPSPPDVTPTPPTPSVPSPESPTAPLPPYSPPATPAPSVPSPTPTPPSSPNPPGSTPTTPTPSVPTPSPSVPVPSAPNSPPYVPPSSPTPTTPPSDGEAGAGVRRARCKKKGSPCYGVEYSCPSACPRSCEVDCVTCKPLCNCDKPGSVCQDPRFIGGDGLTFYFHGKKDSNFCLISDPNLHINAHFIGKRRPGMARDFTWVQSIAVLFGTHRFYVGALKTATWDDSVDRISASFDGNVISLPQLDGATWTSSPGVYPQVSVKRVNADTNNIEVEVEGLLKITARVVSITMEDSRIHGYDVKEDDCLAHLDLGFKFQDLSDNVDGVLGQTYRPNYVSRVKIGVHMPVMGGDREFQTTGLFAPDCSAARFTGNGGRNGGWSKMELPEMSCASGVGGKGVVCKR; this is translated from the exons ATGGATCTAGCCAAACACACAACACTCCAAATGTTGGGATTCATACTCCTTGCATCACTCGTACTAACTATGGCTCAACCCCCTGGCTTGACAAAGCCAAGCCATGCAACTTGTAAGATCAAGAAGTACAAACATTGTTACAACTTAGAACATGTTTGTCCCAAGTTCTGCCCTGACACTTGTCATGTTGAATGTGCTTCTTGCAAGCCCATATGTGGTCCTGCTTCCCCCGGGGATGATGGCGGAGACACTCCTCCTACTCCGGTTCCACCTGTTTCACCACCACCTCCGGCTCCTGTTCCTCCAGTTTCACCACCGCCTCCAGTCACGCCTACTCCTTCTTATCCTACTCCCACTGATCCTATGCCTCCAGCACCTGTTTCACCACCTCCTCCGGCTCCTGTTGCGCCAGTTTCACCACCACCTCCAACTCCTACACCGTATGTTCCAAGTCCTACTCCGCCAGTTTCACCACCACCTCCGTCTCCTACACCGGATGTGCCAAGTCCTACTCCACCATCTTCACCACCACCTACTACTCCCACACCAGCTGTGCCAAGTCCTACTCCTTCTTCACCACCACCTCCTTCTCCTACACCAGCTGTACCAACCCCTCCTGATGTTACTCCCACTCCTCCTACACCGGCTGTACCAAGTCCTCCTGACGTCACTCCCACTCCTCCTACCCCATCCGTTCCAAGCCCTGAATCTCCCACTGCACCACTACCTCCATATTCCCCACCCGCGACCCCTGCTCCCTCCGTTCCAAGCCCCACTCCCACACCTCCGTCGTCCCCAAATCCTCCAGGATCTACTCCCACGACTCCAACGCCTTCTGTCCCAACTCCTTCTCCTTCCGTCCCTGTTCCAAGTGCTCCAAACTCTCCTCCTTACGTTCCCCCATCCTCTCCTACTCCAACCACCCCACCATCAGATGGGGAGGCAGGAGCAGGAGTCAGAAGAGCAAGGTGTAAGAAGAAGGGCTCTCCTTGTTATGGAGTTGAATACAGTTGCCCTTCCGCTTGTCCCCGTTCTTGTGAAGTCGATTGCGTCACTTGCAAGCCTCTTTGCA ATTGTGACAAGCCAGGATCTGTTTGCCAAGACCCACGTTTCATCGGAGGAGACGGCCTCACCTTTTACTTCCACGGCAAGAAAGACTCCAACTTCTGCCTCATCTCCGATCCTAACCTTCACATCAACGCACATTTCATTGGTAAACGTAGGCCTGGTATGGCACGTGACTTCACATGGGTCCAATCCATTGCTGTCCTCTTTGGCACTCACCGTTTCTACGTCGGAGCCCTCAAAACCGCCACGTGGGATGATTCAGTTGACCGTATCTCCGCCTCTTTCGATGGAAACGTTATCTCGCTTCCTCAGCTAGACGGTGCCACATGGACTTCTTCCCCAGGTGTATATCCTCAGGTCTCGGTCAAACGAGTCAACGCTGATACTAACAATATCGAG GTTGAAGTAGAGGGTTTGCTTAAGATCACCGCAAGAGTGGTGTCAATAACAATGGAAGATTCAAGAATTCATGGGTACGATGTAAAGGAAGATGACTGTCTAGCTCATCTCGATTTAGGCTTCAAGTTCCAAGACCTCAGCGACAATGTCGACGGAGTTTTGGGACAGACTTATAGGCCAAACTACGTTAGCCGAGTAAAGATCGGAGTCCACATGCCTGTGATGGGTGGTGACAGGGAATTCCAGACCACCGGACTTTTTGCACCTGACTGCTCTGCCGCAAGGTTTACCGGTAACGGAGGCAGAAACGGTGGCTGGAGCAAAATGGAGCTCCCTGAGATGAGTTGTGCCAGTGGCGTAGGTGGCAAGGGAGTGGTCTGCAAGAGATAG